One window of the Prionailurus bengalensis isolate Pbe53 chromosome E1, Fcat_Pben_1.1_paternal_pri, whole genome shotgun sequence genome contains the following:
- the RAPGEFL1 gene encoding rap guanine nucleotide exchange factor-like 1: MKPLEKFLKKQTSQLAGRTVAGGPGGGPGSCGGPGGGGGPGGGGGPAGGLRPLQRRQSVSRLLLPAFLREPPAEPGLEPPPEEEGGEPAGVAEELGSGGPCWLQLEEVPGPGPLGGGGPLRSPSSYSSDELSPGEPLTSPPWAPLGAPERPEHLLNRVLERLAGGATRDSAASDILLDDIVLTHSLFLPTEKFLQELHQYFVWAGGMEGPEGLGRKQACLAMLLHFLDTYQGLLQEEEGAGRIIKDLYLLIMKDESLYQDLREDTLRLHQLVETVELKIPEESQPPSKQVKPLFRHFRRIDSCLQTRVAFRGSDEIFCRVYMPDHSYVTIRSRLSASVQDILGSVTEKLQYSEEPAGREDSLILVAVASSGEKVLLQPTEDCVFTTLGINSHLFACTRDSYEALMPLPEEIQVSPGDTEIHRVEPEDVANHLTAFHWELFRCVHELEFVDYVFHGERGRRETANLELLLQRCSEVTHWVATEVLLCEAPGKRAQLLKKFLKIAAICKQNQDLLSFYAVVMGLDNAAVSRLRLTWEKLPGKFKNLFRKFENLTDPCRNHKSYREVISKMKPPVIPFVPLILKDLTFLHEGSKTLVDGLVNIEKLHSVAEKVRTIRKYRSRPLCLDMEASPHHLQTKAYVRQFQVIDNQNLLFELSYKLEANSQ; this comes from the exons atgAAGCCACTGGAGAAATTTTTGAAGAAGCAGACGTCGCAGCTGGCGGGGCGAACGGTGGCGGGAGGTCCCGGCGGGGGTCCGGGGAGCTGCGGTGGgcctggcgggggcgggggaccTGGTGGGGGCGGCGGTCCAGCCGGGGGACTGCGGCCGCTGCAGCGGCGTCAGAGCGTGTCTCGCCTGCTGCTCCCCGCTTTCCTCCGGGAGCCCCCCGCCGAGCCGGGGCTGGAGCCGCCCCctgaagaggaagggggagagccGGCGGGGGTCGCAGAGGAGCTCGGCAGCGGGGGGCCCTGTTGGCTGCAGCTTGAGGAGGTGCCAGGGCCCGGGCCACTCGGGGGAGGGGGACCCCTGCGCTCGCCTTCCTCGTACTCCTCTGACGAGCTGTCCCCCGGCGAGCCCCTGACTTCCCCGCCCTGGGCCCCCCTGGGCGCCCCCGAGCGGCCGGAGCATCTTCTGAACCGGGTTCTGGAGCGGCTCGCTGGAGGGGCCACCAGGGACAGCGCCGCCTCAG ATATCCTGCTGGATGACATCGTCCTCacccattctctcttcctccccacggAGAAATTTCTGCAGGAGCTACACCAGTA CTTTGTTTGGGCAGGAGGCATGGAGGGCCCCGAGGGGCTGGGTCGGAAGCAAGCCTGTCTAGCCATGCTCCTTCATTTCCTGGACACCTATCAGGGGCTGctgcaggaggaagagggggccGGCCGCATCATCAAG gATCTGTACCTGCTGATTATGAAGGATGAGTCCCTTTACCAGGACCTTCGAGAGGACACACtgaggctgcaccagcttgtgGAAACAGTGGAGCTAAA GATCCCAGAGGAAAGCCAGCCGCCCAGCAAGCAGGTGAAGCCACTGTTCCGCCACTTCCGCCGGATAGACTCTTGTCTGCAGACCCGAGTGGCTTTCCGGGGCTCTGATGAGA TCTTCTGCCGGGTCTACATGCCTGACCACTCTTACGTGACCATACGCAGCCGCCTCTCAGCGTCAGTGCAGGACATTCTGGGTTCTGTGACAGAGAAATTGCAGTACTCAGAGGAGCCTGCAGGGCGCGAGGACTCGCTCATCCTGGTAGCTGTGGCTTCCTCCGGAG AGAAAGTCCTTCTCCAGCCGACTGAAGACTGTGTCTTCACCACGCTGGGCATCAACAGTCACCTGTTTGCCTGCACCCGCGACAGCTATGAGGCGCTG ATGCCCCTCCCCGAGGAGATCCAGGTCTCCCCTGGAGACACAGAGATCCACCGAGTGGAGCCTGAGGACGTCGCCAACCACCTTACTGCCTTCCACTGGGAGCTGTTTCGATGTGTGCACGAG CTGGAATTCGTGGACTACGTGTTCCACGGGGAGCGCGGCCGCCGGGAGACGGCCAACCTGGAGCTGCTGCTGCAGCGCTGCAGCGAGGTCACGCACTGGGTGGCCACCGAGGTGTTGCTGTGCGAGGCCCCGGGCAAGCGCGCGCAGCTGCTGAAGAAGTTCCTCAAGATCGCGGCCAT CTGCAAGCAGAACCAGGACCTGCTGTCCTTCTACGCCGTGGTCATGGGGCTGGACAACGCCGCTGTCAGCCGCCTGCGGCTCACCTGGGAG AAGCTGCCTGGGAAATTCAAGAATTTGTTCCGCAAATTTGAGAACCTGACA GACCCCTGCAGGAACCACAAAAGCTACCGAGAAGTCATCTCCAAGATGAAACCTCCTGTGATTCCCTTTGTGCCTCTGATCCTCAAAG acCTGACTTTCCTGCATGAGGGGAGTAAGACTCTTGTTGATGGTTTGGTGAACATTGAGAAGCTG CACTCAGTGGCTGAAAAGGTGAGGACAATCCGCAAATACCGGAGCCGGCCCCTTT GCCTGGATATGGAGGCATCCCCCCATCACCTGCAGACCAAGGCCTATGTGCGCCAGTTCCAGGTCATCGACAACCAGAACCTCCTCTTCGAGCTCTCCTACAAGCTGGAGGCTAATAGTCAGTGA